A region of Epinephelus fuscoguttatus linkage group LG1, E.fuscoguttatus.final_Chr_v1 DNA encodes the following proteins:
- the lg1h1orf50 gene encoding uncharacterized protein C1orf50 homolog, which translates to MDRTVSLPNQPDKTTTVILVESSNTPSGLELVSSYQTNRVGDPMDLVALASQVQKGDEFIKANASNKLTVIADQIRYLQEQARKVLEDAKRDSDLHHAACNIVKKPGNMYYLYQRPSGQKYFSIISPKEWGSSCPHTFVGAFKLQHDMSWTPVDEVEKRDAEIAIMDKLLSQQTALPPYTEPNFKGLSE; encoded by the exons ATGGACAGGACGGTCAGCCTTCCCAATCAGCCCGACAAAACCACCACAG TGATTCTGGTTGAGAGCAGCAACACCCCCAGTGGGCTGGAACTGGTCAGTTCCTACCAGACCAACAGAGTGGGAGACCCCATGGACCTGGTAGCCCTGGCATCCCAAGTGCAGAAG GGAGATGAATTCATTAAAGCCAACGCCTCTAATAAACTGACAGTCATTGCTGACCAGATCAGATACTTACAGGAACAGGCGAGGAAG GTTTTAGAAGATGCTAAAAGAGACAGTGACCTCCAccatgctgcctgtaacattgTGAAGAAACCAGGCAACATGTATTACCTCTACCAGAGGCCATCTGGACAGAAGTACTTCTCGATCATCTCTCCTAAG GAATGGGGTTCAAGCTGCCCTCACACGTTTGTTGGTGCATTCAAACTTCAACATGACATGTCCTGGACCCCCGTAGATGAGGTGGAGAAGAGAGATGCAGAGATTGCCATCATGGACAAACTCCTGAGCCAGCAGACTGCCTTACCAccttacacagaaccaaacttCAAAGGCCTCTCTGAGTAA
- the ap5b1 gene encoding AP-5 complex subunit beta-1 has protein sequence MAMNWAERISAFSRSPSRFLYGTTAEGFLAELLRELRDDRASYSVKVLLLSPLCEYPTLLCPSDLVGEETALELMSVFHQSPPKCVEFRCNLLLALTSVLVCTSCVSSHSRASQDFLDLLLQIAQDTSDLQGDGAFRFLRATACDCLRELEASSPGLLSQRLELLGWLRQRETSRLHQAYTGLHSLVLRNAVYQLTQEAGAGADHLKALLGGNTSFAWEAELDSGLVKNKDSAILFSLILGPMGTVPTLQTGPDCKELRLVLSSLLEESYLLTPLCQAALLHRLTEVVAMVPGVPPAVFRAQLLRLLGTSEVCLFHSTLLMKCAFTDSLFSAEDEAFILQRLVMLSQHPLSSTPEKLFYMDCILHFPENRPISCSDGDETLPVLLTPRLALALVPTVFNDSATMLARLNLLSLVYLEEGEEGEGEEGRGLAYLYEHITSLLHIVENGGSREIVVTFFRAAFLFLFYFCHVERYFYSLMEKLCELYLRHTHLAPHFINLADQTQGKLTESSWSVGFLRALQGVITEAPLAQLTLQDLSWHLKMLARVAEEGEIPQHSTLSFLSSIITPSSSSLYVSSDWHLGNSLLGVCRCLLIHPSLDSLLIPLADVLQDLTCRYGDTGIQDHTRLYYTLLTTLSREKLAGILAQGSTEGRGQVKKRSLSCIMAESEGLTSLLTIHQTEKTIFRLTEAHSKPQDETQTDKEDDINHNGTETCPGEVNTALRAYRAQFDVPGFASEITLNYQLTHVETDDSCFDQLYNIRLHFSLTDDHYEELSDISVPCLFRERASPEVSLRLKPRWPYPTILHTSAIFTTQDGLTWLTVLPHIHVAFQQAFMPLPAPPAWGQGGKLRLFQGLWDEMSSDNGDDSADCATSLFCCQLKGEALIALVENHFLPYLISDLSDREEFKVLFFLPPQSHVLLKINLEEDTTHFNIVTDNWQLLPHISCYLLTITSSQENTDS, from the exons GTCCTCCTGTTATCCCCCTTATGTGAGTACCCGACACTGCTGTGTCCCTCAGACTTGGTGGGCGAAGAGACAGCCCTGGAGCTCATGTCAGTGTTCCACCAGAGTCCTCCCAAGTGTGTGGAGTTCCGTTGTAACCTCCTCCTGGCCCTTACCTCTGTGCTTGTCTGCACCTCCTGCGTGAGCAGCCATTCCCGTGCATCTCAAGACTTCCTGGACCTACTCCTTCAGATAGCCCAGGACACCAGTGACCTCCAAGGTGATGGTGCTTTTCGCTTTTTACGGGCCACAGCTTGTGACTGCCTGCGGGAGCTGGAGGCTAGCTCTCCAGGCCTTCTCTCCCAGCGCCTCGAGCTCTTAGGGTGGCTCCGGCAGCGAGAAACCTCCCGGCTCCACCAGGCCTACACAGGACTACATAGTTTGGTGTTAAGAAACGCTGTGTATCAGCTCACCCAGGAAGCAGGAGCTGGGGCTGATCATCTTAAAGCTCTTCTGGGGGGAAATACATCATTTGCATGGGAGGCAGAGCTGGACTCAGGCCTTGTGAAGAACAAAGACTCAGCCATACTGTTTTCTCTTATCCTGGGTCCCATGGGTACAGTACCAACCCTCCAGACTGGGCCTGATTGTAAGGAGTTGCGTCTAGTCCTGTCCTCCCTCCTGGAGGAGTCCTACCTCCTCACTCCTCTATGTCAGGCTGCACTGCTACATAGACTGACAGAGGTGGTTGCCATGGTACCTGGTGTCCCTCCAGCCGTATTCAGAGCTCAGCTGCTGCGACTGCTGGGCACAAGCGAG GTCTGCCTCTTTCACAGCACTCTGCTGATGAAGTGTGCAttcacagacagcctgttcaGCGCAGAAGACGAAGCTTTCATCCTCCAGCGGCTGGTCATGCTTTCCCAGCACCCACTGAGCAGTACACCCGAGAAGCTTTTCTATATGGACTGTATCCTGCACTTTCCTGAGAACCGGCCAATCAGCTGCAGCGATGGCGATGAGACCCTCCCAGTGCTGCTGACTCCACGGCTGGCCTTGGCTCTGGTGCCCACTGTGTTCAACGACAGCGCCACCATGCTGGCTCGACTCAACCTGCTGTCTCTGGTCTAcctggaggagggagaggaaggggagggggaggagggcagGGGACTGGCCTACCTCTACGAACACATCACCTCACTGCTGCACATCGTGGAAAATGGAGGCAGCCGAGAGATTGTTGTTACCTTCTTCAGAGCTgctttcctctttcttttctacTTTTGCCATGTGGAGCGCTACTTTTACAGCCTGATGGAGAAGCTGTGTGAGCTCTACCTCCGCCACACCCACCTGGCTCCGCACTTCATCAACTTGGCAGACCAGACCCAGGGCAAGCTCACTGAGTCCAGCTGGTCTGTGGGGTTCCTGAGGGCCCTCCAGGGGGTCATCACTGAGGCCCCGCTCGCCCAGCTCACCTTGCAGGACCTGAGCTGGCACCTCAAAATGCTTGCTCGAGTGGCGGAGGAAGGAGAGATCCCCCAGCACAGCACCCTCAGCTTCCTGTCCAGCATCATCactccatcttcctcctctctgtatGTGAGCAGCGACTGGCATCTGGGGAACAGCCTGCTGGGGGTTTGCCGCTGCCTCCTCATCCACCCCAGCCTGGACTCACTGCTCATACCTCTGGCTGATGTCCTGCAGGATCTTACATGCCGCTATGGAGACACAGGCATCCAGGACCACACCCGCCTCTACTACACCCTCCTGACCACGCTTTCCAGGGAGAAACTGGCTGGGATTTTGGCACAGGGTTCAACAGAGGGAAGGGGGCAGGTCAAGAAGCGATCGCTGTCCTGCATCATGGCTGAGAGTGAGGGACTGACAAGCCTGCTAACCATCCACCAGACAGAAAAGACAATATTCAGGCTGACTGAGGCCCATTCTAAGCCACAAGATGAAACCCAAACTGATAAAGAAGATGACATAAACCATAATGGGACAGAGACCTGCCCAGGAGAGGTGAACACAGCACTGAGAGCGTACAGAGCTCAGTTTGATGTCCCTGGCTTTGCCTCAGAAATCACCTTAAACTACCAGTTGACTCATGTTGAAACTGATGACTCCTGCTTTGATCAGCTCTACAATATCCGCCTCCACTTCAGCCTCACAGATGACCACTATGAAGAACTGAGTGACATCAGTGTCCCATGTCTTTTCAGAGAGAGAGCGTCGCCTGAGGTTTCGCTTAGGTTGAAGCCCCGCTGGCCCTATCCCACCATTCTCCACACCAGCGCCATTTTCACCACCCAGGATGGCCTCACCTGGCTCACCGTCCTGCCACACATCCATGTGGCTTTCCAGCAGGCCTTCATGCCTCTGCCTGCTCCCCCAGCCTGGGGACAAGGTGGCAAACTGAGACTGTTTCAGGGTTTATGGGATGAAATGAGCTCTGACAATGGGGACGACTCGGCTGACTGCGCGACCAGCCTGTTCTGCTGCCAGCTAAAAGGGGAGGCTCTGATTGCCTTGGTGGAGAATCACTTCCTCCCCTACCTTATATCAGATCTGTCTGATAGAGAAGAGTTCAAGGTGCTTTTCTTCCTCCCGCCACAGTCTCACGTGCTGCTGAAGATCAACTTGGAGGAAGACACTACGCACTTCAACATTGTCACAGATAACTGGCAGCTCCTGCCTCACATCAGTTGTTATCTTCTGACAATCACATCTTCacaggaaaacactgacagttGA